In Chitinophaga sp. H8, the sequence ATGGGGTGATCACTTTTGGAAAGGCCTTTAAAATAGGGTTGTATATTACCCTGATTGCTTCCAGTGTTTACGTAATTGTATGGCTGATAGACTACTATCTCTTTGTGCCCGATTTCATGGACCGGTATACAGCGCAGGTGCTCAAAGCCGCCCAAAAAGATGGCGCTACGGCTGCTGAGCTGACAGCGAAGGCTAAAGAAATGGCCAATTTTAAGGAGCTGTATAAAAATCCGCTGATGGTGATACTGATTACCTATGCGGAGATTTTTCCAATAGGTATCCTCATTACAGTGATCAGTGCCCTGATATTAAAAAAGAAGCAACCCGGTCATTTGCAGCCTGCTAATTAATAGTTTCCTGAGAAGGGGCTGAAAATGGCAGTGCTATATGCCATTTTCACCCCTTTTTATATTGTCTTGTCCCGCTCTCCAAATATCAGATAGTCCATGGAGAACTTTCCCGGCCCCAGTACCAGCAATACAAGCGCGATAGACAGATACACCATAGGGAGTTCAAAAGAAGATCCTCCTGCTAAGTTTACAAAAGCATCTCCAAATACAATCAGGTGAAAATAAAGGGCTACCATCATTGTACAGGCAATGCCCAGGGATGCTGCCGGTGTAACTATCCCCAGCACCCAGGCAATACCTCCTAAAAATTCGGCAACAGCAGCGAGGAACTGGAAAACACCCGGTATCTCTACTGGTCCGCCCGGGGGTACCCAGGAAGCTGGTTGCTGAATCTTTTGCCAGCCATGAAAAACGAAAGCTGCACCTGCTACTATACGTAACACCAACAGTACAATAGCAACGGTATTGGACGTGCCTGGTTTCCGGAACCAGTTCTGATCAATTATTGAGGCCATTTTAACTGGATTTAAGTAAAGATTTATTTGCTTATACACAGCAGTGTATAGTATAGCAACACATTCCCTGAATCAAATGTTTGCATTTTTAATATTCTCAGCACATATGAAACATTTGTATCTTTATAGTACATCTGTTTATTTCAGTAACCATACAGGGAGGCATTATGATTTACCAGCAAATACCACCGCCTGCATCACTTAAGGATTATATCCGGTATTACTGGGTATTGGAAAGCCATGCTGCCGACCCGGCAGCTACTTCTTTCCGGACGATGGCGGATGGATGTCCTGGTCTTATTTTCCAGCACCCGGATGAAGGGGTATTATATCAGAATAGCAAGCAGCTCCCGGGAATTTTTTTATATGGGCAGGCCACCAGGCACGCAGAAATACGTATTGCCGGAAAATTTAGTACCATAGGGATTTATTTTTATCCCAACGCACTTAAATCTATCTTCGGATTTAATGCGGAAATCCTCACCAATACCTGTCTCAACCTCGATGAAATGGCCTTAAAACAAGGCTATTACCTGGCAGAACAACTTGCCGGCACCACTGCTCCCGCAGACCGGATCGGCATTATTTCCGCTTACCTGCTTTTTCTGATCAGAAAAAACAGCCATCGTACTGATGAGGCCATGCAATATGCCTTATTCAGCATACTTCAAACAAAAGGCAGCATTCCTCTGAAAGAACTGCACGAAAAATTACAACTCTCCGAAAGGAGTTTCGAGCGTAAGTTTAAACAATACATAGGCATTTCTCCTAAATTATTCTCCAGGATCTCCCGATTCCAGGCATCCCTGGACCAACTGAGAAACAATACCTATGATAAACTCTCAGATATTGCTTTTGGCAATGATTATGCAGATCAATCCCATTTTATACGTTCATTCAAGGAATTTGCGGGCTGCTCCCCTTTTCAATACCAGAAAACATCCATTGAAGTAATGGAAAACTTCTCCCAGCTTACTCAATAGCCCGGCTGTCGGTTTTATTCTATTTTAACCCGTATGACGCCACTAATTTTGAGTCATAAAACAAATGACCCATGAAAGTAATTATTTTTGGCGCCTCCGGAGGTACCGGCACCCAACTGGTAGAACAAGCCCTGGCACAGGGACATACTGTAAAAGCTTTTGTACGCAACCCTGCAAAATTTCAACTCAGGCACCCGCAACTGTCCGTTTTTCAGGGAGATATATTAGACCCCGTTGCGGTGGAACATGCTGTGAAAGATCAGGAAGCAGTACTATCTGCTATCGGTTCACCAGCGAATAAAATAGGTAAAATACGGTCGCAAGGCACACAAAATATCATCCTCGCCATGCAAAAAACAGGTGTCAGGCGTTTGGTGTGTCAAACATCCCTGGGTTATGGCGATAGCCGCAAGGTGCTGGACAGTACTCCCTTTTATTTTAAATACCTGATTGTCCCCTTTATCTTAAAAAAAGGATTTGCAGACCATGCCCTACAGGAAGAACATATCAAACGGAGCCAGCTGGACTGGGTAATTGTACGCCCCGGCAACCTGACAGATGGGGTACGTACCGGTACTTATCAGCATGGGTTTTCACCGGCAGCCCCTCACCTTAAGGTAAAAATTTCCCGCGCCGATGTAGCTGAATTTATGCTGAAACAATTAACAACGGATACCTACCTCCGTAAAACACCTGGGCTATCTTACTAACGCCTGTATGAAAAGATAGCCGTTTAAGTGATCTTAAAAGATATAAATATCTATATTTGCGCCCCGGATTACTATTAATTGGCACAATTTTTAGTATCTCTAAAACCCATATCTTAAATATTAAACCTAAAACGGAAACATGAAAATGATGAAAAAAGCATTGCTTTTATCCATTGGCGTTAGTATGACAGTGCTCTCCGCATGCAGTAAAAAAGACAATAACCCACAACCAGGCCAGGGTGCCTGCTTAGCAGATCAGATTACCATGACGCAAACGAAAGTGGAAGATTATCCAAGTAGCAATACGGTTTTTGTAACATTTGATATCAAAAACACTTCCACTACAAATTATGATATCACAGAGGGTGCAAAAATGATTATGGTAAAAGCAACTGTCACTACTACTGACAATACAAACTACGAAGAAACCTCACCATTACCGGTATCCGCCAATCTATCTGCCGGAGCTACTGCATCAGGAATGATAAAGATTGAATATGGTGCTGGAAAAAAGTTTAAAAGCTATAAGATAGAGAAGTCTTGTAAAAACTTATAATAAGAAAATTCAGTAAAAAAGTGCAAGCGTCTTATCTACAGATAAGGCGCTTCTCTTTTCTGATCATCACTATATCTCTTTCACCAAGTACACCGCAGGTACCGGCACTCCATTAAAATCAACGGCTTCTCTTCCTTTTACAAAGCCCTGCGTTTCCAGAAATGTAGTTAAAGGATGATCACGTTGAGTAACCAGCCACATTGCCTCAAACCCTTTGTAGGTAGCCATACACTTTTCAATTAATGATTGCCTGGCCACTGTATCAGCGTATGCATGTAATATTTCAAAATCTACCAGATGTACTACTTTTTTTCCTGCATACCCTTCCTGTACAGGTCCTCTGGAAGTTAAAAAAGCATATCCCGCAGGCACCCCATCCACATATGTGATCAACCACTGATTAGCGAAATTATTGATTTGATCCACCAATGTTTTAGGCGTATATCTGTTGGAGAGATATTGCGTTAAAGCTGCCGGTGTAAGGGTCTTTGAAAACCTTTCCTCCGCACTGGTAGTTATCAGGTGTAACAACTGGCTCACCGTTTCATCAGAGGCTACCCTGAATTTTGTTATGATCTCTGCTCCCATTTTAATCCTTCTTTTAAATTGAATGATAAAATTAGGCAGATTCCGGGTAGGGATACCGGTACACAATGCAAAAAACTAATCGGTACAGATGAGGGTATGTGCGGTTTGTCCGGCAAGCCGGATCGCTTTTTCTTTGGTCCGCGAATACTTGTCTGCAAACACTACCCTGAAAAAATGATGATACACCTGTGCAAATGAAAAAGTATATCCTGGCGTAAAGCGGATACCCGCCTTTTCACAATAGCTGTAAAAAGCGGTCATATCTACCCTGGCATCCATTTGTACCCACATATTGTATCCTCCTTTTGGAGTACTGATGCGGGTACCGGGCGGGAAAGCAGAAGCCAGCAAGCCCAGCGTATGATAAGCCTGTTTGGCCAGCTGCATACGGAACGACCGGATATGCCTGTCATAACTGTTTGATTGCAGCAATGCTCCTACAGTTTCCTGATAGATGGGCGCCACGGTACTGCCTATTGCAAATTTGAGCTGTTCCGCCCGGTGAAAAAATCTGCCTGCCGACAACCAGCCCAGCCTGACACCAGCTGCTAAAGATTTGGAGTAAGAGGTATAAGTCATTACCAGCCCACTGTCATCAAAAGCCTTTATATTACAGGGCCGCTGCTCCGTGAAGTTCAGGTCGCCGTATACATCATTTTCTATCAACACTATCTGATGCAATTGTGCCAGGTGAAGTAAATATTTTTTCTGATCGTTTGACAACAACGTTCCTGTGGGGTTATGAAAGTTAGGCGTTACTACAATCGCCTTTACCGTGTGTTTTGTACAAACCTTCTTTAAATAATCAATATCAAATCCGTTATTAACATCCACTGGTATCTCCACTACTTTCAGCTTTAGCATCCTGATTACTTCCAGTATAGAGAAGATACACGGGCTTTCCAATGCTACCACATCTCCCGGAGCGCATACCGATGCCAGGGCAATATACAGCGCCTGCAAAGCACCATCTGTTATAATCAGTTCTCCGGCATGCAATCCCGTGTGATACTGTGCAGCTCTCCGAACAATCTGCTCCCTTAAATGGAAGGCGCCATTAGCAGGGTAATATCTCAGCAGTCCAATTCCCTGTGACCTGATTACCTGCTGCATGGTACGTAATACCAGTTTTTGCGGGATAAAAGCATCCCCTGCCGCTGCCACATTAAACTCGGAAAAAGCGTTTCTCTGCTGGTTCCAGGTGGTGATAGCAGACAGATGATGTTTAAACACCGCATCCCGTACAATTACCGGCTTACTTTTGACCGGCGTGTTTTCCTGATGCTGGTGGGCACTGGCACTTACGTAATACCCTGACTTCAACAAACTCTCCACCAGCCCTTTGGCTAAAAGATAATCGTAGGCATTTTGTATCGTGCTGATGCTGGTATTAAACTTCTCTTTCAATATCCGGATAGACGGCAACCTATCGCCGGGCCGGTATCTTCCAGCAATAATATGTTCTTCAATTTCAGCTGCAATAGCTTCGTACTTGTAATGTTTCATGCACTCACTGTACCAGGTAAATTTACAATTTCAATAGCTGTATGCTAAAGATACCTTGTTCATGGCATATATGCTACACAATTCATTAACTTGCCGGGGTTCTCTGAAATAAGGCTTATGAAAAAATTAGAAACACGATGCATCCACCCGGTGGAGCTGGAAGAAGATAGTAAAGGCGCTGTTACCGCCCCGGTATTCCTTTCTGCTGCCTATGATTACCAGGATGCAGCCGAACTACGGTATCCGGGTTTTTATTCTACCTATAACCAGCAGCGGGTAGGAAAGATTATGGCACAGCTGGAACAGGGCAATTGGGGCATGCCATTCAGCTCAGGTATGGCAGCTATCAGTACGGCTATCCTCTCTTTTGCCGGCCAGCATGATCATATTATTTTCTGCCGGGACCTGTACGGCGGCACCTTCCGCCTGGCAGAAGAAGAGCTGCCTAAAAGAGGGATCTCCTGCAGTTATGCCGCCCATTCACCGGAGCAGTTTAAAGCCCTCCTGCAACCCAATACAAAAGTTATTTACATTGAAACA encodes:
- a CDS encoding DUF4199 domain-containing protein, whose amino-acid sequence is MKPMKKNVLTFGLISGLIITIMMVVTVAACYGNPDFEGNKVLGYAAMIIAFSLIFVGIRNFRDKYNNGVITFGKAFKIGLYITLIASSVYVIVWLIDYYLFVPDFMDRYTAQVLKAAQKDGATAAELTAKAKEMANFKELYKNPLMVILITYAEIFPIGILITVISALILKKKQPGHLQPAN
- a CDS encoding helix-turn-helix domain-containing protein is translated as MIYQQIPPPASLKDYIRYYWVLESHAADPAATSFRTMADGCPGLIFQHPDEGVLYQNSKQLPGIFLYGQATRHAEIRIAGKFSTIGIYFYPNALKSIFGFNAEILTNTCLNLDEMALKQGYYLAEQLAGTTAPADRIGIISAYLLFLIRKNSHRTDEAMQYALFSILQTKGSIPLKELHEKLQLSERSFERKFKQYIGISPKLFSRISRFQASLDQLRNNTYDKLSDIAFGNDYADQSHFIRSFKEFAGCSPFQYQKTSIEVMENFSQLTQ
- a CDS encoding PLP-dependent aminotransferase family protein — its product is MKHYKYEAIAAEIEEHIIAGRYRPGDRLPSIRILKEKFNTSISTIQNAYDYLLAKGLVESLLKSGYYVSASAHQHQENTPVKSKPVIVRDAVFKHHLSAITTWNQQRNAFSEFNVAAAGDAFIPQKLVLRTMQQVIRSQGIGLLRYYPANGAFHLREQIVRRAAQYHTGLHAGELIITDGALQALYIALASVCAPGDVVALESPCIFSILEVIRMLKLKVVEIPVDVNNGFDIDYLKKVCTKHTVKAIVVTPNFHNPTGTLLSNDQKKYLLHLAQLHQIVLIENDVYGDLNFTEQRPCNIKAFDDSGLVMTYTSYSKSLAAGVRLGWLSAGRFFHRAEQLKFAIGSTVAPIYQETVGALLQSNSYDRHIRSFRMQLAKQAYHTLGLLASAFPPGTRISTPKGGYNMWVQMDARVDMTAFYSYCEKAGIRFTPGYTFSFAQVYHHFFRVVFADKYSRTKEKAIRLAGQTAHTLICTD
- a CDS encoding DoxX family protein, with translation MASIIDQNWFRKPGTSNTVAIVLLVLRIVAGAAFVFHGWQKIQQPASWVPPGGPVEIPGVFQFLAAVAEFLGGIAWVLGIVTPAASLGIACTMMVALYFHLIVFGDAFVNLAGGSSFELPMVYLSIALVLLVLGPGKFSMDYLIFGERDKTI
- a CDS encoding NAD(P)-dependent oxidoreductase, with the translated sequence MKVIIFGASGGTGTQLVEQALAQGHTVKAFVRNPAKFQLRHPQLSVFQGDILDPVAVEHAVKDQEAVLSAIGSPANKIGKIRSQGTQNIILAMQKTGVRRLVCQTSLGYGDSRKVLDSTPFYFKYLIVPFILKKGFADHALQEEHIKRSQLDWVIVRPGNLTDGVRTGTYQHGFSPAAPHLKVKISRADVAEFMLKQLTTDTYLRKTPGLSY